The sequence TACTACCCGATACAAATTCAACGACCACACTCCCGGCTTGTATAAAAGTACTGACTACGGAAAAACATGGACCAATATTAGCAATGGTATACCAGCGGGATCTTTCACTCGTGTAGTAAGGGAGGATGATAAAAGAAAAGATCTTTTGTATGCAGGTACAGAAAATGGTGTTTACATTTCTTACAACGGAGGAAAGAATTGGTCATCCTTTCAATTGAATTTACCCAATACCCCTATCACTGATTTAAGAGTACATCAGGATAATCTGATTGCAGCTACTTCCGGAAGATCTTTTTGGATCCTGGACGACTTAACATTGATTCGTCAATACAAAGCGCCATTGAACAACTTAACTCTCTATCAACCAGCGCCGGCTATCTTAGCAACAGGCAGTTCTGAACTAGATGGAAACAATCCGGATTTCGACGGCACAAATCCTACAAGAGGAGTAAATCCGGCAACGGGAATTGTCTTGTATTATGAATTACCAGAATTAAAAGAAAATGCTGAAGTAAAAATGAGCATCAAAGATGCAGCAGGAAAAATCATCAGAAGTTTTAGCTCTAAAGCTGATCCAAATTATAAAAGATACGATGGTGCTCCTCCAAGAGATCCGCAACTATCTATACAAAAAGGATTGAATCGTTTTGTATGGAACCTTAGACATAGTACATTGCCAGGCGTGCCCAATACTTATATTGAAAGTAGTTTCCGCGGGCACAAATCCATCCCGGGTAATTATACCATTACGTTGGAAGCAGATGGAAAAACCGTAACAACAATGGCAACCATTTTATCAAATCCAACTTATCCAACCACAGCAGAAGACTACAAAGAGTTTGAAACATTCATGAGTGGCATGGAAGACAATGTAAAAGAAATGCACAACCTCGTAAATGAATTATTTTCTAAAAAACAACAATTGGATCAGATAATTAAAAATCTGCCAAAGGGAGATGTAAAATCAAAGGCTGAGGAGCTATTGAAAAAAATGAAAGCCTGGGACGAAGAAATGATTCAGCGTAAGTCCACAGCATATGACGATGCTGAAAATTTCCTGAATAAGTTTACGGCATATTATATGTTTTTAATGAATCATGCAGAGAGTGATATACCCAGTATCAACAAGCCTTCAAAAGATTTATTACAGCACTACACTGCTCAATGGACTGAATTAAAAGCAAGAGGAGAAGCCATCAACAACGTGGATATTCCAGCACTAAACCAACTCTTATTTAAAGAAGGTATTGGTGCCATTCGCAGAAATTAATACAGGATCCCATTACTGACCAATATATTTGTAGGACTAAATCATACACATGAAAAAGTTCCTACAGTATATTGGTTATTTTTTTGGTGCTGTTCTCGGATTACTATTGTTGTTGTTTGTCATTTATTTTCAATCCGATAAAACCCTTGAAGAATTAAAACCGCTGTACGTTAATAATGAATCTGAATTCATGCCATTGATGGGTATGAATGTGCATTACAGAGATCAGGGAAATACAAAAGATTCTGTGCCGTTAGTTCTTATTCATGGCACCAGCTCCTCGCTTCATACTTTTGAAGCCATGCGTAAATACCTTAATCCAAATAGAAGGGTAATATCAGTAGACATGCCTGCTTTTGGACTAACTGGCCCCAACGCAAACAATGAATATAGTTTTAAGTACTATAGTAGTTTTTTAGATTCCTTTTTATCCAAACTAAATATTCCGGTTTGTGATATGGGTGGTAATTCTTTAGGCGGGGGCATTGCCTGGCAGTTTGCCACATATTTTCCGAATAAAGTAAGAAAATTGATATTAATAGATGCAACTGGTTACCCGGTAATGAATGTAAAAGGATCGCTAGGTTTTAAAATTGCTTCTACACCTGTAATAAATAATATTATGTTGTTCATAACACCTAAAGCATTAGTAGAAGCCAGCTTAAAAGGGATTTATCAGGACCCCGGTATTATTAATGATGAACAGATTACCCGTTTTCATGATATGGCCATTGCCAAAGGAAACCGGAAAGCACTGCTGAACATATTTAAGAAGGGATTAGAGCAGGAACCCGGTAAAATTAAAACCATACAAAAGCCTACATTGATTATCTGGGGAGAGAAGGATGGATTAATACCGGTTCAAAATGCAAGTCTGTTCAACAGAGATATAAAGGGAAGCAAGATGGCGATACTTAAAAATATAGGCCATGTACCCATGGAAGAGGCACCAGAAGCCACAGCGAAACTGATTAATGAATTTTAAAAACGGGACGAAAAATGGGTGGGGCTTAAAGTAAATCGGGGAAACAAACACACCCCCCGATATGATTGTACCCCGATTTATGAACTAAATTCTTATGCAATATGCTTAAAAATTTATAACTCAACATACCTATTTTTAGGTAATTCTGGCACAAAGCCCGGAATTATTCAAAATCTTCCAGAATTTCTTCAAAAGTGCTGGTATTTTTTACCACGTTTTTAATTACCTGATCCAGCTTTTCAGCAGCTTCATGTATTTGATGAAGGAGTTTTTCTCTTTCGTCCAGAGATACCAGATCTCCTTTGATAATTTTGCTGATACCTAAAATATCTGATAAAGGTCCCCTAACCAGGTGTGACTGGGCCCATGCAATTTCCTTGAGTTTTCTATTTTGCTCTTGTAAATTATCCAGGGTAGCTATGCGTTTCGTAATATCTTTTACTACGCCAATGAACTTATAAATATAACCAGACTTGTCTTTATAGCTGACCCCACTAACAATGACATGCTTCAAATTGCCTTTAGCTGTTTTGATCTCTACTTTCATGGGCTTTGATTCTCCCTCAATTGAACTGGCTGCAACAATCCATTTTGCATAGTCTTCTTTGTAAGAAGGCAAAACCATATTTGTAAAAATATCCGAGTGTGCAATCATTTCATTGGGGGTCAAATCCAGTATTCGGAACATTTCATCACTCCATACCGCAAATCCTCCGGGAAGTGTAACTTCAAAACTACCCACATGGGCAATACCCTCTGCCTTCGAGAGTAGCTCCTGTATGGTCAAGGCTTTTTCAACTGCTGCTTTTTCAACAGTTCTATCATGAAAATAAGCCGCTGTAAACATATACTTACCTACTCTGAATGGTGCTCCGCCTGAAATTCGGACGGGCTTAATCTGTCCTTTTTGGGTAATAATATCTGTTTCAACAAAATGATATTGTTTATTCTTCGCAAATTCTTGAAACTTAGCTTGAACATAGGCCAAAGCTTCAGGCGGATGTAATTTTGTTTGGTGCAACCCAATCATTTCCATTTTGGAATAGCCAAACAGTTGACAAGCTTTGTCATTTACATCAACTAAATTACCAGAACTAGTATCGGCAATTAAAATAGCATCTTCCGCTCCATCAAATAAAGCTGCATACCGTAGATCCACCATACGGGTTTCCTCTTGTTGCTCAATTAGTTTTGTAATATCATTACTAAACAAAGTGAGACCCAATATCTTCCCATGTTGATCAACGATTGGACTGTATTTGTTTTCGTAATACCTTTTTTTTCCATCAGGTAGTACAATCGAATTATTTGTAACAAAACTCTCGCCACTCAATGCCCTTTCATAGTTTTTTCTGGCAAAATCCTTTAGGTCTTCAGGCAATACATCAAATACATTCATTCCTTCAGACACCTCTTTTCTCAGTGCATTTCTTGCAAATGAAATGTACGCTTCAGAAAAACCAAGAAATCGAAAATGTTTGTCTATGGCAACAATGAATAATTCTTTGGGACTATTTAATACCGCTTTTAAAAAAGCATTGTCTTTAATTACTTGCCGTTTTGTTTTCTCAAATTCTTTCTGGGTAATCGTATAACTATCTGTAATCTCTTGTGTTCCTGTTATGTCGAAATGAGAGCCAATAATGATACCATTCAATTCTCCATTTTCATCTCGCATGGCTTTAGCTCTACTCAGTATAACCACCCAATGACCTTCTGCATGGAGCATTCTAAATTGCTGCGAATAATCCATGCTTGGATTTAAAATGAAATCAGCAAAATAGTTCTTGGCCCTAGCCAAATCTTCCGGATGCAACCAGTTTTCCCAAACCTCTTTAATAGAATACCGATCCCATTCTTTCATGTTAGTATCCAACCTCCCTAACATTTTGAAATAGGATTTATTACACCAAAGTGCTTGTGTTAAGGCATCGTATTCCCAGCCGCCCAATTGTGCTACATCCAATAAGGTTTCGTATTTACTTCGATATGTTTCTTGAGCCAACAAAACAATAATTTTCAAATTAAAAATATCAAATCATAAGCGTATTGAGGAAAGAAAACATATTTATTTTAATTAATGTCAATTAAACGTCATCCAATATCAGTAATTAGTTTTGAGGAAGAGTATAAAACAACTAAATACTACTTACATTCAGCCTTTACTTTTTTTAAATAGGCTATCTTTTATTCAAATTATATATGAATATGAAAAAGACATTATTTATCTGCTTAATTTTTATAAGTTTTATTTCGCTGCATGCACAAAGTTTACAACCCAATGAACAAAAATTAATAAAAAGGATTGAAGAAAACTATCCTGAAATGATGGCATTATTAAAAAATTCTGTAAACATCAATAGCGGCACTTTTAATATAGGAGGTGTAAAAGCAGTTGGTGATTTATATGCTACAGAGTTGGCCAAACTTGGATTCACGATTGAATGGATTACGTTACCCGACTCTTTAAAAAGAGCAGGGCATTTAGTAGCTACCAGAAAAGGAAAGAAAGGAAAAAGAATTATGTTGTTGGGGCATTTAGATACTGTATTTGAACCTGATATGCCTGCCAATCCCTTTACCGTTTTGAATGATAGTACCATAACCGGACAGGGCATTAACGATATGAAAGGCGGCGATGTAATCATCATTGCTGCCATGAAAGCTATGCACGAACTAAATCTGTTGAATGATGCAACAATCACCATTTATATGACAGGTGATGAAGAAAATGCAGGCGAACCAAGAAGCATTAGCCGGGGCGACTTTATTGAAAGAGCAAAACAACACGATATAGTGTTGGCATTTGAAGGAGCTGCAGGATTAAATACTATTGCCACTGCCCGAAGAGGTTCCAGCGGTTGGGAATTAGAAGTAGAAGGAAAGCAAGGACATTCATCCGGTGTATTTGGTAATGCAGGATACGGTGCTATTTATGAAGCGGCTAGAATTGTCAATAGTTTCAGAGAAACTTTAAGCAAAGAAAAATACCTCACTTTTAATCCAGGCATTTTTATTGGGGGATCAGAAGTGTCTGCCAACTTTGAGCAACAGAGAGGTGAGGCTTCAGGCAAAACCAATATCATTTCACCTAAAACTTATGTAAATGGTGACCTACGTTTTTTAACTGAAGAACAAAAAAACAGTGCTCGTAAAACCATGCAAGCCATTGTAAGTAATTCTTTAGCAGGAACAAAAGCAATCATTCGTTTTCAGGACGGTATTCCCTCAATGGCTCCTACCAAAGGAAATGAAGGCTTAGCAAACATCTTAAGTAAGACTAGTGAAGATATGGGATTGGGAAAAGTATTGCCTGGTGATCCTGGCAGCAGGGGCGCTGGTGATATTTCTTATGTAGCAGCTTATGCAGATTGCTTGGATGGATTAGGTGCTGCTGGCAAAGGTGCACATGCGCCTGGAGAAACATTGAACACAAAACTCTATCCAATTCTAATGAAGCGTGGCGCTGTTTTTATTTATCGACTAATACAGTAATTTTAATAGAAGTAATCAAAAAATTATCAATAGAACAAGGGAAAACCTTAAAAGGTCTCTAGCAGATTCACATAAATACCACTACTTCCATCTCTACCAATACCAAAATCGATCCCGATATTGGTATTGGTTTTCTTGCTCATTTTAATTCTTAATCCAACTCCATATCCCGCTGCAAATTCATCTGCTAATTTTTGTTGTTTAGCTTCATTCGTTGCCGTCGTAAGATTTAAAAATGCAACGCCACCCAAAAAACCATTTTTGGTTATCGGAAATCGATACTCGGCTTCTCCATACCACATATTTTCGCCTCTAATTCTCCCCTGTACATATCCTCTTCCAGTTCTGTTATACATATCCCAAGAAATTCCCGGCATTTCCAAATAGGGTTGTTTGCCACTCGTTACAAATTGACCCATGGTCCAGAATCCAAGAATATGAGGCCTTTCCCGGTGTTTTGCCGGATTCCAGTAGGTTCTGAATTCGTAATACAGCGTGTTGTGTGAACGTGTACTTCCAAAGATCTCATTGTTTACTCTAAAACTGATGAGCGCATACTGACCCTTACGTGGATTCACTGCGTTATCTCTCTTGTCTAAAAGAAGATGAAAACTAATCCCAACAGAGGCATATTGATCCTGTCGAATATTATTCAGTTTAGAATAATCATAATGAGCAGTAAGAAACGGACTAGTTGAACTTGTATCTAGCAATTGGTCCACGATATTATAATGACGGTCAATATTTACGCCAACCCCGGCATACAAAGAACCCTTCAATTTTTTATACAAGGTTTGATAAAATCGAATGTAATTGAACTTCATAGGCTGCTCTTTAGCAGCAGGCCTGAAACGATTGTTGAAGTTAATTCCGAGTCCATACGTAGCCTGAGAAAAAATAAGCCATCTCCAATCACCTTGCAAAATCCACTGATCGTCTTTCAAATAAATTAAATTCCGTGCATTAAAATTGAATTGATTTCTGGTAGTAATGGTAGCATTTGCCAATATGTTAGATCTGTGCGTACTGCTTGCATGACCCGATAAAAAACTAGTACTAATGCCTCCACCAATTACAAAACCCAATGCAGGATTGTAGCCAGGGATCGGTAAAACACTGGTATAAAGCTTACGAGGAACAAATGAATCCACCTCATTTTTTACAGATTTTCTATTGGACCCAAACAAGTAATCATTTAAATCTTTTTCTGGATAGGCCTTTTGTTCTTGTGCCAAAACTGAAAATGAAACGGCTAATAAGAAAGACAAATGAATGAGCCGATTAAAGAATGAATAGCTAGCCATGTACACAATACGAGGCAGCGAATCAAAAGAATGAATTACAGAAGACAAAGAATTAGGCAATGCAAAATGTATTCAGTAAAAGTACAATAAAGTATTTTAGTATATTCAATACTTAAAGTATTTACCATGAGTCGAATTATTAGAAAATCATTTTTACTAAGCTGTCTTTTATTGATAACATCATTGCAAATTGAGGCACAGCAAGTA is a genomic window of Sediminibacterium sp. TEGAF015 containing:
- a CDS encoding alpha/beta fold hydrolase, with amino-acid sequence MKKFLQYIGYFFGAVLGLLLLLFVIYFQSDKTLEELKPLYVNNESEFMPLMGMNVHYRDQGNTKDSVPLVLIHGTSSSLHTFEAMRKYLNPNRRVISVDMPAFGLTGPNANNEYSFKYYSSFLDSFLSKLNIPVCDMGGNSLGGGIAWQFATYFPNKVRKLILIDATGYPVMNVKGSLGFKIASTPVINNIMLFITPKALVEASLKGIYQDPGIINDEQITRFHDMAIAKGNRKALLNIFKKGLEQEPGKIKTIQKPTLIIWGEKDGLIPVQNASLFNRDIKGSKMAILKNIGHVPMEEAPEATAKLINEF
- a CDS encoding PAS domain S-box protein — translated: MKIIVLLAQETYRSKYETLLDVAQLGGWEYDALTQALWCNKSYFKMLGRLDTNMKEWDRYSIKEVWENWLHPEDLARAKNYFADFILNPSMDYSQQFRMLHAEGHWVVILSRAKAMRDENGELNGIIIGSHFDITGTQEITDSYTITQKEFEKTKRQVIKDNAFLKAVLNSPKELFIVAIDKHFRFLGFSEAYISFARNALRKEVSEGMNVFDVLPEDLKDFARKNYERALSGESFVTNNSIVLPDGKKRYYENKYSPIVDQHGKILGLTLFSNDITKLIEQQEETRMVDLRYAALFDGAEDAILIADTSSGNLVDVNDKACQLFGYSKMEMIGLHQTKLHPPEALAYVQAKFQEFAKNKQYHFVETDIITQKGQIKPVRISGGAPFRVGKYMFTAAYFHDRTVEKAAVEKALTIQELLSKAEGIAHVGSFEVTLPGGFAVWSDEMFRILDLTPNEMIAHSDIFTNMVLPSYKEDYAKWIVAASSIEGESKPMKVEIKTAKGNLKHVIVSGVSYKDKSGYIYKFIGVVKDITKRIATLDNLQEQNRKLKEIAWAQSHLVRGPLSDILGISKIIKGDLVSLDEREKLLHQIHEAAEKLDQVIKNVVKNTSTFEEILEDFE
- a CDS encoding M20/M25/M40 family metallo-hydrolase, which codes for MKKTLFICLIFISFISLHAQSLQPNEQKLIKRIEENYPEMMALLKNSVNINSGTFNIGGVKAVGDLYATELAKLGFTIEWITLPDSLKRAGHLVATRKGKKGKRIMLLGHLDTVFEPDMPANPFTVLNDSTITGQGINDMKGGDVIIIAAMKAMHELNLLNDATITIYMTGDEENAGEPRSISRGDFIERAKQHDIVLAFEGAAGLNTIATARRGSSGWELEVEGKQGHSSGVFGNAGYGAIYEAARIVNSFRETLSKEKYLTFNPGIFIGGSEVSANFEQQRGEASGKTNIISPKTYVNGDLRFLTEEQKNSARKTMQAIVSNSLAGTKAIIRFQDGIPSMAPTKGNEGLANILSKTSEDMGLGKVLPGDPGSRGAGDISYVAAYADCLDGLGAAGKGAHAPGETLNTKLYPILMKRGAVFIYRLIQ
- a CDS encoding outer membrane protein assembly factor, with protein sequence MPNSLSSVIHSFDSLPRIVYMASYSFFNRLIHLSFLLAVSFSVLAQEQKAYPEKDLNDYLFGSNRKSVKNEVDSFVPRKLYTSVLPIPGYNPALGFVIGGGISTSFLSGHASSTHRSNILANATITTRNQFNFNARNLIYLKDDQWILQGDWRWLIFSQATYGLGINFNNRFRPAAKEQPMKFNYIRFYQTLYKKLKGSLYAGVGVNIDRHYNIVDQLLDTSSTSPFLTAHYDYSKLNNIRQDQYASVGISFHLLLDKRDNAVNPRKGQYALISFRVNNEIFGSTRSHNTLYYEFRTYWNPAKHRERPHILGFWTMGQFVTSGKQPYLEMPGISWDMYNRTGRGYVQGRIRGENMWYGEAEYRFPITKNGFLGGVAFLNLTTATNEAKQQKLADEFAAGYGVGLRIKMSKKTNTNIGIDFGIGRDGSSGIYVNLLETF